A section of the Ruania halotolerans genome encodes:
- a CDS encoding HGxxPAAW family protein, giving the protein MTTTSRAGAAESASADSVAGGHYAPQNLPVAAPPTNHGRTVAAWVLFWGGVLAAVVAGIGFILPSVPVIAAGAGVFVVGAAVSIALRAAGFGQPRKASTRT; this is encoded by the coding sequence ATGACCACCACGTCCCGCGCCGGTGCTGCTGAATCGGCATCGGCCGATTCCGTGGCCGGCGGCCATTATGCGCCGCAGAACCTGCCCGTGGCTGCGCCGCCGACGAATCACGGTCGTACCGTCGCTGCCTGGGTGCTCTTCTGGGGTGGCGTACTCGCTGCCGTTGTCGCTGGGATCGGCTTCATCCTCCCCTCGGTGCCGGTGATCGCTGCCGGCGCCGGGGTGTTCGTGGTGGGTGCCGCGGTGAGCATCGCGCTGCGGGCTGCCGGGTTCGGGCAGCCACGCAAGGCCTCGACGCGCACCTGA
- a CDS encoding DUF2752 domain-containing protein, producing MQPRDKVAPALLGAAMVAGTAVVVLIHPQADGPVVCPFLLLTGFLCPGCGGLRTTYALATADPVAAWDANPMLAVGLPVVAVLWLVWAVRSWRGLPKTPLPRWLPWLGAGVLAFWVLRNIPALEAFLGP from the coding sequence ATGCAACCACGGGACAAGGTGGCGCCGGCGCTCCTCGGCGCGGCGATGGTTGCCGGAACGGCCGTGGTGGTCCTGATCCATCCGCAGGCAGACGGACCGGTGGTGTGCCCGTTCCTGTTGCTCACCGGATTCCTCTGCCCGGGATGCGGTGGTCTGCGCACCACCTACGCCTTGGCTACTGCGGACCCGGTGGCGGCCTGGGATGCCAACCCGATGCTCGCCGTCGGTCTCCCTGTGGTGGCCGTGCTGTGGCTGGTGTGGGCCGTGCGATCATGGCGTGGCTTGCCGAAGACTCCGCTGCCGCGCTGGCTTCCCTGGCTGGGCGCAGGGGTCCTGGCGTTCTGGGTGCTCCGCAACATCC